In Corynebacterium nuruki S6-4, the following proteins share a genomic window:
- a CDS encoding pseudouridine synthase, translated as MNNTARRDGTPDKKTVADIYVSNARPARHQHVTDRKPPKKQGGPAGAAAGQGRPKKDTEKTRLQKVLAAAGVASRRMSEKLIEEGRVEVNGRIVTTQGLRVDPENDVIRVDGTRVIADEETVTFALNKPRGVHSTMHDDMGRPCLSDLVGDRVAAGQRLFHVGRLDAQTEGLLLLTNDGELANRLMHPRYGITKTYLATVLGEADRALVRQLTEGIELDDGIAKADDMQIIDVWQGKSLVKIVLHEGRKHIVRRMLKEAGYPVQALVRTKVHTVQLGDQKPGTLRALNRAELTSLYNAVEM; from the coding sequence GTGAACAATACCGCTCGCCGAGACGGCACACCGGACAAGAAAACCGTCGCCGACATCTACGTATCCAACGCCCGACCCGCCCGCCACCAGCACGTCACCGACCGCAAACCGCCGAAGAAGCAGGGGGGTCCGGCCGGGGCCGCGGCCGGCCAGGGCCGGCCGAAGAAGGACACCGAGAAGACCCGCCTGCAGAAGGTGCTGGCCGCCGCCGGCGTCGCGTCCCGCCGGATGAGCGAAAAGCTCATCGAGGAGGGTCGCGTCGAGGTCAACGGCCGGATCGTCACGACGCAGGGCCTGCGCGTCGACCCGGAGAACGACGTCATCCGCGTCGACGGCACCCGCGTCATCGCCGACGAGGAGACCGTCACCTTCGCACTGAACAAGCCGCGCGGCGTCCACTCCACCATGCACGACGACATGGGCCGGCCCTGCCTGTCCGACCTCGTCGGCGACCGTGTCGCCGCCGGACAGCGGCTGTTCCACGTCGGCCGCCTCGACGCCCAGACCGAGGGCCTGCTGCTGCTCACCAACGACGGAGAGCTCGCCAACCGGCTGATGCACCCGCGCTACGGCATCACGAAGACCTACCTGGCCACCGTGCTGGGAGAGGCGGACCGCGCGCTGGTCCGGCAGCTCACCGAGGGCATCGAACTCGACGACGGCATCGCCAAGGCCGACGACATGCAGATCATCGACGTCTGGCAGGGAAAGTCCCTGGTGAAGATCGTGCTGCACGAGGGCCGCAAGCACATCGTGCGCCGCATGCTCAAGGAGGCCGGCTACCCGGTGCAGGCGCTGGTGCGCACCAAGGTGCACACCGTGCAGCTCGGCGACCAGAAGCCCGGCACCCTGCGCGCCCTCAACCGCGCGGAACTGACCAGCCTGTACAACGCGGTGGAGATGTGA
- the der gene encoding ribosome biogenesis GTPase Der: protein MSDETNERDEDLVFRTTDGEIVGDFSDEDEFFGEYDEDDFVDEDDLDDGDNSDSDDGDGPEFIVTGAGPDEADFDLLTGTDEDTDWDAVEAAFGVLGDDEAEREALCTVAIVGRPNVGKSTLVNRFIGRREAVVEDFPGVTRDRISYLGDWNGRRFWVQDTGGWDPDAKGIHAAIARQAETAMATADVIVFVVDTKVGITSSDEIIARRLQRSTVPVVLVANKFDSDSQYADMAEFWGLGLGDPFPVSAQHGRGAADVLDKVLASFPAEPRAISVVSGPRRVALVGRPNVGKSSLLNKLSHEERSVVDNVAGTTVDPVDSIVELEEQNWRFVDTAGIRRKTKTARGHEYYASLRTRAAIDAAEVVIFLVDASEPIAEQDQRVLRMILDAGRALVVAYNKWDLVDEDRRDDLEREIDLQLSHVPWARRINISAKTGRALQRLEPAMIEALESWDQRIPTGQLNTWLRAVIAQTPPPMRGGRLPRVLFATQASAEPPVIVLFTTGFLEHGYRRFLERRLRESFGFEGSPVRIAVRVREKRDRRKKK, encoded by the coding sequence GTGAGCGACGAGACCAACGAGCGGGACGAGGACCTCGTCTTCCGCACCACCGACGGCGAGATCGTCGGCGACTTCTCCGACGAGGACGAGTTCTTCGGCGAATACGACGAGGACGACTTCGTCGACGAAGACGACCTCGACGACGGCGACAACAGCGACAGTGACGACGGCGACGGCCCCGAGTTCATCGTCACCGGTGCCGGCCCGGACGAGGCCGACTTCGACCTGCTGACCGGCACCGACGAGGACACGGACTGGGACGCCGTCGAGGCGGCCTTCGGCGTCCTCGGCGACGACGAGGCCGAGCGCGAGGCACTGTGCACCGTCGCCATCGTCGGACGCCCCAACGTCGGCAAGTCCACCCTGGTCAACCGCTTCATCGGCCGCCGCGAGGCCGTCGTCGAGGACTTCCCGGGTGTGACCCGTGACCGGATCTCCTACCTCGGTGACTGGAACGGACGCCGCTTCTGGGTGCAGGACACCGGCGGCTGGGACCCGGACGCCAAGGGCATCCACGCCGCCATCGCCCGCCAGGCGGAGACCGCCATGGCCACCGCCGACGTCATCGTCTTCGTCGTCGACACCAAGGTCGGCATCACCTCCTCCGACGAGATCATCGCCCGCCGACTGCAGCGCTCCACCGTGCCGGTCGTCCTGGTGGCGAACAAGTTCGACTCGGATTCCCAGTACGCCGACATGGCGGAGTTCTGGGGGCTGGGTCTCGGTGACCCGTTCCCGGTCTCCGCGCAGCACGGCCGTGGCGCCGCCGACGTGCTCGACAAGGTGCTCGCCTCCTTCCCGGCCGAACCGCGCGCGATCTCCGTCGTGTCCGGTCCGCGACGGGTGGCCCTGGTGGGGCGTCCGAACGTGGGCAAGTCCTCGCTGCTCAACAAGCTGTCCCACGAGGAACGCTCGGTCGTCGACAATGTCGCCGGCACGACCGTCGACCCGGTGGACTCCATCGTCGAGCTGGAGGAACAGAACTGGCGATTCGTGGACACCGCCGGTATCCGGCGGAAGACCAAGACCGCCCGGGGCCACGAGTACTATGCCTCGCTGCGGACCCGCGCGGCCATCGACGCCGCCGAGGTCGTCATCTTCCTGGTGGACGCCTCCGAGCCGATCGCCGAGCAGGACCAGCGGGTGCTGCGCATGATCCTCGACGCCGGCCGCGCCCTCGTCGTCGCCTACAACAAGTGGGATCTCGTCGACGAGGACCGGCGCGACGACCTGGAGCGCGAGATCGACCTGCAGCTGTCGCACGTGCCGTGGGCCCGCCGGATCAACATCTCGGCGAAGACCGGCCGCGCCCTGCAGCGCCTGGAGCCGGCGATGATCGAGGCCCTGGAGAGCTGGGACCAGCGCATCCCCACCGGTCAGCTCAACACCTGGCTGCGTGCGGTGATCGCGCAGACCCCGCCGCCGATGCGTGGCGGACGCCTGCCGCGGGTGCTGTTCGCCACCCAGGCCTCTGCCGAGCCGCCGGTGATCGTGCTGTTCACCACCGGCTTCCTGGAGCACGGCTACCGCCGGTTCCTGGAGCGCCGGCTGCGCGAGTCCTTCGGTTTCGAGGGCTCGCCGGTGCGTATCGCCGTGCGCGTGCGCGAGAAGCGGGACCGGCGGAAGAAGAAGTAG
- the scpB gene encoding SMC-Scp complex subunit ScpB, whose amino-acid sequence MEPVSLLRSRLESLLLVADEPTSAAEFARVLDAPAPEVTEVLQEIATEFSDRGMGFELREREGLWRLYTRRENSATVEAKILDGAQSRLSRAALETLAVVAYRQPVTRAQVAAVRGVNCDGVMRTLTLRGLIAETGTTGEAGGAHLYSTTELFLEQLGIESLTALPNLAPLLPEVDAIDQLD is encoded by the coding sequence ATGGAACCTGTGTCACTGCTGCGCAGCCGGCTGGAGTCGCTGCTGCTCGTGGCCGACGAGCCGACCTCGGCCGCCGAATTCGCCCGGGTGCTGGACGCCCCCGCCCCGGAGGTCACCGAGGTGCTGCAGGAGATCGCGACCGAGTTCTCCGACCGCGGCATGGGGTTCGAACTGCGGGAACGTGAGGGCCTGTGGCGGCTCTACACCCGCCGGGAGAACTCGGCGACCGTGGAGGCGAAGATCCTCGACGGTGCCCAGTCCCGGCTGTCCCGGGCGGCGCTGGAGACCCTCGCCGTGGTCGCCTACCGGCAGCCGGTCACCCGTGCCCAGGTTGCCGCGGTCCGTGGCGTCAACTGTGACGGGGTGATGCGCACCCTGACCCTGCGGGGCCTCATCGCGGAGACCGGGACGACCGGGGAGGCCGGCGGCGCCCACCTGTACTCGACGACCGAACTGTTCCTCGAGCAGCTGGGCATCGAGTCGCTCACGGCGCTGCCGAACCTTGCCCCGCTGCTGCCCGAGGTGGACGCCATCGACCAGCTCGACTAG
- the cmk gene encoding (d)CMP kinase — protein MTVTDQNLTAVDNVVGGGFIVAIDGPSGTGKSTVSRALARAAGAKYLDTGAMYRVATLHVLRAGIDPSDAAAVAAATADLPIEVNEDPASTSTLLAGEDVSGEIRGPEVTAHVSAVSAVPAVRANLVALQRSLALGAGRCVVEGRDIGTAVLPDAACKVFMTAAAEIRARRRYDQDIAAGRAADFDAVLADVERRDAADSSRTVSPLRPAEDATLLDTGDMTIDEVLAELGRLATASAQHPADFSADSRETAK, from the coding sequence ATGACCGTGACCGACCAGAATCTCACCGCAGTCGACAACGTCGTCGGCGGCGGCTTCATCGTCGCCATCGACGGCCCCTCCGGGACCGGGAAATCGACCGTCAGCCGGGCGCTGGCCCGCGCCGCCGGGGCGAAGTACCTCGACACCGGCGCGATGTACCGCGTCGCGACCCTCCACGTCCTGCGCGCCGGCATCGACCCGTCGGACGCCGCCGCGGTCGCCGCCGCCACCGCCGACCTGCCCATCGAGGTCAACGAGGACCCCGCCTCCACCTCCACCCTGCTGGCCGGGGAGGACGTCTCCGGGGAGATCCGCGGCCCCGAGGTCACCGCCCACGTCTCCGCGGTCTCCGCGGTGCCGGCGGTGCGCGCCAACCTCGTCGCCCTGCAGCGCTCCCTCGCCCTCGGCGCGGGTCGCTGCGTGGTCGAGGGCCGGGACATCGGCACCGCCGTGCTGCCGGACGCCGCCTGCAAGGTCTTCATGACCGCGGCCGCCGAGATCCGGGCACGCCGCCGCTATGACCAGGACATCGCCGCCGGACGGGCGGCCGACTTCGACGCGGTGCTCGCCGACGTGGAGCGCCGCGACGCGGCGGACTCCTCGCGTACGGTGTCGCCGCTGCGTCCCGCCGAGGACGCCACCCTGCTGGACACGGGGGACATGACCATTGACGAGGTGCTCGCGGAACTCGGCCGACTGGCCACCGCCTCGGCACAGCACCCCGCCGACTTCAGCGCCGATTCCAGGGAGACTGCCAAGTGA
- a CDS encoding alpha/beta hydrolase: protein MIRDDVTFPSGETFCSGWLYRPDTPDTGGTDTDSGNLPVIVMAHGLGGVKEMRLDAFAERFAAAGYICLVFDYRYFGTSGGTPRQWLSIRRQREDWRAAVAAARTLDGADPDRVIVWGTSFGGGHVAVTAAEDPRIVAAVAQCPFTSGLASSLAIPTLTAAKIGVRAVRDLIAAFRHREPVTVAAYGPPGSTALMTAPDVVAGCEAIIPDDYDLDNAITARFGLDIVRDFPGRRFRDVQCPVHITICTGDTVAPAGPSTRYARQAPHGEVAFADANHFGIYVGEAFEENVARQIDFLTRTVPAVPA, encoded by the coding sequence ATGATTCGAGATGACGTCACCTTCCCCTCCGGCGAGACCTTCTGCTCCGGCTGGCTCTACCGCCCCGACACCCCTGACACAGGCGGCACCGACACCGACAGCGGTAACCTGCCCGTCATCGTCATGGCCCACGGGCTCGGCGGCGTCAAGGAGATGCGGCTCGACGCCTTCGCCGAACGGTTCGCCGCCGCCGGCTACATCTGCCTCGTCTTCGACTACCGGTACTTCGGCACGAGCGGCGGGACGCCCCGGCAGTGGCTCAGTATCCGGCGCCAGCGCGAGGACTGGCGGGCCGCCGTCGCCGCCGCCCGCACCCTCGACGGCGCCGACCCCGACCGGGTCATCGTCTGGGGCACGTCCTTCGGCGGCGGGCACGTGGCCGTGACCGCCGCCGAGGATCCCCGGATCGTGGCCGCCGTCGCCCAGTGCCCGTTCACCTCCGGGCTGGCGTCCTCCCTCGCCATCCCCACTCTCACCGCCGCGAAGATCGGCGTCCGCGCGGTCCGTGACCTCATCGCCGCGTTCCGCCACCGGGAACCCGTCACCGTGGCGGCCTACGGTCCTCCCGGCTCGACGGCCCTGATGACCGCGCCCGACGTCGTCGCCGGCTGCGAGGCCATCATCCCCGACGACTATGACCTGGACAACGCCATCACCGCGCGGTTCGGCCTCGACATCGTCCGGGACTTCCCGGGACGCCGCTTCCGCGACGTGCAGTGCCCGGTCCACATCACGATCTGCACCGGGGACACGGTCGCGCCGGCCGGCCCCTCCACCCGCTACGCCCGGCAGGCCCCGCACGGTGAGGTCGCGTTCGCCGACGCCAACCACTTCGGGATCTACGTCGGCGAGGCCTTCGAGGAGAACGTGGCCCGGCAGATCGACTTCCTCACCCGGACGGTACCGGCCGTCCCTGCCTGA
- a CDS encoding ParA family protein, producing MAETSSGADGLFNRPEIGLTGRPVREIPDPAPLDRHGPATVIAMCNQKGGVGKTTSTINMGAAIAEYGRRVLLVDLDPQGALSAGLGINYDDLDVTVYNLLVDSSANVTEALHHTGVEGLDVVPANIDLSAAEIQLVNEVGREQSLARALRPVMHDYDFIIIDCQPSLGLLTVNALSCADSVIIPMECEYFSLRGLALLMDTVDKVRDRLNFRLDVLGILVTMFDRRTNHSKEVMERVVDVFGDKVFDTVITRTVRFPETSVAGEPITSWAPSSQGAAQYRHLAAEVIERA from the coding sequence ATGGCGGAGACCAGTTCCGGGGCGGACGGTCTGTTCAACAGGCCCGAGATCGGCCTGACGGGTCGGCCGGTGCGCGAGATCCCCGATCCCGCCCCGCTCGACCGGCACGGCCCGGCCACCGTGATCGCGATGTGCAACCAGAAGGGCGGCGTCGGCAAGACGACCTCCACGATCAACATGGGGGCGGCGATCGCCGAGTACGGGCGCCGCGTCCTGCTCGTCGACCTCGACCCGCAGGGTGCCCTGTCAGCCGGGCTCGGCATCAACTACGACGACCTCGACGTCACGGTCTACAACCTGCTCGTCGATTCCTCCGCCAACGTCACCGAGGCGCTGCACCACACCGGGGTGGAGGGGCTCGACGTGGTCCCCGCCAACATCGACCTCTCCGCAGCCGAGATCCAGCTCGTCAACGAGGTCGGCCGGGAGCAGTCGCTGGCCCGGGCACTGCGTCCGGTGATGCACGACTACGACTTCATCATCATCGACTGCCAGCCCTCCCTCGGCCTGCTCACCGTCAACGCGCTGAGCTGTGCGGACAGCGTGATCATCCCGATGGAGTGCGAGTACTTCTCACTGCGCGGGCTCGCACTGCTCATGGACACCGTCGACAAGGTCCGGGACCGGCTGAACTTCCGGCTGGATGTCCTCGGCATCCTGGTGACGATGTTCGACCGCCGCACCAACCATTCCAAGGAGGTCATGGAGCGGGTCGTCGACGTGTTCGGGGACAAGGTCTTCGACACGGTGATCACCCGCACCGTCCGGTTCCCGGAGACCTCCGTCGCCGGCGAGCCGATCACCAGCTGGGCACCGTCGTCGCAGGGGGCGGCCCAGTACCGGCACCTCGCCGCCGAGGTCATCGAACGGGCCTGA
- a CDS encoding segregation and condensation protein A: MTDSGTGTTAPVQPEITGFRVALANFDGPFDLLLQLIHSHKMDVTQVALATVTDEFIAYTRTLTGSVDDLDEVTDFLVVAATLLDLKAARLVPRGEVESEEDLALLESRDLLFARLLQYRAYKAVAEMFAGWQRDAARRYPVQLAPEEQFVDLMPPVELGMDVDQFAELAAAVFRPKPHEVATGHVHTPAVSVPEQAGHILSTLKVAGADRWVSFATLISDCDLSMTVVGRFLALLELYKARAVGIEQAEPLGEMSVAWTGLDVDPSVVAASNWD; this comes from the coding sequence GTGACGGACAGCGGCACCGGCACCACGGCACCCGTCCAGCCGGAGATCACCGGCTTCCGGGTGGCCCTGGCCAACTTCGACGGCCCCTTCGACCTGCTGCTGCAGCTGATCCACTCGCACAAGATGGACGTCACGCAGGTGGCGTTGGCGACGGTCACCGACGAGTTCATCGCCTACACCCGGACGCTCACCGGCAGCGTCGACGACCTCGACGAGGTCACCGACTTCCTCGTCGTCGCCGCCACCCTGCTCGACCTCAAGGCCGCCCGGCTGGTGCCGCGCGGCGAGGTGGAGAGCGAGGAGGACCTGGCGCTGCTGGAGTCCCGGGACCTGCTGTTCGCCCGCCTGCTGCAGTACCGGGCCTACAAGGCCGTCGCGGAGATGTTCGCCGGCTGGCAGCGGGACGCCGCCCGCCGCTACCCGGTGCAGCTGGCACCCGAGGAACAGTTCGTGGACCTCATGCCGCCGGTGGAGCTCGGGATGGACGTCGACCAGTTCGCCGAACTCGCCGCCGCCGTGTTCCGGCCGAAGCCCCACGAGGTCGCGACCGGGCACGTCCACACCCCGGCGGTCTCGGTGCCTGAACAGGCCGGACACATCCTGTCCACCCTCAAGGTCGCCGGCGCGGACCGGTGGGTCAGCTTCGCCACCCTCATCTCCGACTGCGACCTCTCGATGACGGTCGTCGGCCGGTTCCTCGCACTGCTCGAGCTGTACAAGGCCCGTGCGGTCGGCATCGAGCAGGCCGAACCGCTCGGCGAGATGTCCGTGGCCTGGACCGGACTGGACGTCGACCCGTCGGTCGTCGCGGCGAGTAACTGGGACTAG